Proteins encoded together in one Rana temporaria chromosome 6, aRanTem1.1, whole genome shotgun sequence window:
- the LOC120942806 gene encoding taste receptor type 2 member 4-like encodes MNPEGYSQNHLPYIIILFLELSAGMFLYLFVIYVICRDSIKTKTLSSSDQILLCLGISNTFYGFLTVVSLLDYFFSLGIFSMIHTAYLYLYLLLFTISSCAWLSASLGFFYFIKISNFGSGSFSWVKKNISSVVPWLLLGDLLVSLFSGALSSLFFIFSPALSHNNTGSAVSIVSIFSQSRTTVIYGVMANSFGPFLALFATTFYSIVYLMKHSYRMKKNLQTPNNESLRSFDKVVWRMTHSLLFYGIYYLPMVIIYFTVITQMESGFWLSQILFSLFPTVQAVLLVLANPRLKAAWKDMFLCLHLREMSTCM; translated from the coding sequence ATGAATCCTGaaggctactcacaaaaccaccTACCTTATATCATTATTTTATTCCTGGAGCTCAGCGCTGGCATGTTCCTGTATCTGTTTGTGATATACGTGATTTGTCGGGATTCCatcaaaacaaaaacattgaGCAGCAGCGACCAAATCTTGCTTTGTTTGGGCATCTCCAACACGTTCTATGGTTTCCTGACGGTCGTCAGTTTGCTGGACTATTTCTTCAGCCTTGGGATCTTCTCGATGATCCACACCGCTTATCTTTATCTCTATCTGTTGCTTTTTACCATCAGTTCATGTGCATGGCTATCAGCCAGTCTGGGCTTCTTCTACTTCATAAAAATTTCCAATTTTGGGTCAGGATCTTTTTCCTGGGTGAAGAAGAATATTTCCTCCGTTGTTCCATGGTTGCTGTTGGGTGATTTATTGGTTTCTTTGTTCAGTGGCGCCCTAAGCAGCTTGTTCTTCATTTTCTCTCCGGCACTCTCTCATAATAACACAGGAAGTGCTGTGTCTATTGTCTCTATATTTTCACAATCAAGAACAACAGTTATCTATGGTGTAATGGCCAATTCTTTTGGTCCGTTCTTGGCCCTGTTTGCCACTACTTTCTACTCGATTGTGTACTTGATGAAGCACAGTTATCGGATGAAGAAGAACTTGCAAACCCCCAACAACGAAAGTCTGAGGTCCTTTGACAAAGTTGTGTGGCGCATGACGCATTCCTTATTGTTCTACGGAATATACTACCTCCCGATGGTCATTATCTATTTTACCGTCATCACGCAGATGGAGTCTGGATTCTGGTTATCCCAAATTCTTTTCTCATTATTCCCCACCGTGCAGGCTGTCCTCCTTGTTCTTGCTAATCCCAGACTGAAGGCCGCCTGGAAGGACATGTTCTTGTGTCTTCACCTTCGAGAAATGTCAACGTGTATGTAA
- the LOC120942807 gene encoding taste receptor type 2 member 39-like — MNPGDHIQNHLPIFIILVLEMSIGALLNVFIVFAVYRDFIKAKKLSGSYKILLSLAVSNVSFSMVMSAGLLDYFCSFRIFSNVNAAYIYFYLLLFTTSLCVWFTASLAFFYFIKISNFESGFLSWVKKHITSVIPWMLLGDLLVSLVNSLLSSLYFVFSGTLSGNTTEDSPSMISILSESGPTIINASIINTILPFSVMFTATLSTVLTLKKHRSTMKDVQTSDREGWRSYEKVVCRMTESLFVYGIFYTLMIIFYFSVIKKMQSGFLFLLLDENTFIPIQSVLLILANPKLRANWKGIFFCGHLQDIVTPRNQQS; from the coding sequence ATGAATCCTGGAGATCACATACAAAACCACTTGCCTATTTTTATCATCttagtcctggagatgagcatcgGCGCGCTATTGAACGTGTTTATTGTATTCGCCGTGTATCGCGATTTTATCAAGGCAAAGAAATTAAGCGGCAGCTACAAGATTTTGCTTAGTTTGGCCGTCTCCAATGTGAGCTTTAGTATGGTGATGTCTGCTGGTTTGCTTGATTATTTCTGCAGCTTTAGAATCTTCTCCAACGTTAATGCAGCTTATATTTATTTCTATTTGTTGCTTTTTACTACCAGTTTATGTGTGTGGTTTACGGCCAGTCTGGCCTTCTTCTATTTCATAAAAATTTCCAATTTTGAGTCAGGCTTTCTTTCCTGGGTGAAAAAGCATATTACCTCCGTTATCCCATGGATGTTATTGGGGGATTTATTGGTGTCTCTGGTCAACAGTCTTCTAAGCAGCTTGTACTTTGTTTTCTCTGGAACACTTTCTGGTAATACCACCGAGGATTCTCCATCTATGATCTCTATACTTTCTGAATCAGGCCCGACAATTATCAACGCATCAATTATTAATACTATCCTCCCTTTCTCCGTGATGTTCACCGCAACATTGTCCACCGTTCTGACCTTGAAGAAGCACAGAAGTACAATGAAGGATGTTCAAACTTCTGACCGCGAGGGTTGGAGGTCCTACGAGAAAGTTGTGTGCCGGATGACAGAGTCCTTGTTTGTCTATGGAATATTTTACACTTTGATGATCATCTTCTATTTTTCAGTCATCAAAAAGATGCAGTCtggatttttgtttttgcttcttGATGAAAACACCTTCATCCCAATACAGTCTGTCCTCCTCATTCTTGCTAACCCCAAGCTGAGGGCTAATTGGAAGGGAATTTTCTTCTGTGGCCATCTTCAAGATATTGTAACCCCCCGGAATCAACAAAGCTGA
- the LOC120942808 gene encoding taste receptor type 2 member 39-like: MNPEGYSQNDLPYISIIILELSTGVFMYLFVIYVIYRDSIKTKALSSSDKILLCLGISNMFYVFLMLVGLLDYFCSLGIFSMIHTTYLYLYLLLFTMSSCGWLSASLGFFYFIKISNFESGFFSWMKNNISSVFPWLLLGDLLVSLFNSALSSLFFIFSPALSHNNTGSFVSIVSIFSQSRTTFIYSAMANSVGPFLVLFITTLYSVVSLMKHSYRMKKGVQTPSNENLRSFNKVVWRMMNFLLFYGIYYIVMVIFFFTIITKMESGFWLSYLLISLFPIVQAVLLVLANPRLKAAWKDMFSCLHLRKMSTCM, from the coding sequence ATGAATCCTGAAGGTTACTCTCAAAACGACTTACCTTATATCAGTATTATAATTCTGGAGCTCAGCACTGGCGTGTTCATGTATCTGTTTGTGATATACGTGATTTATCGGGATTCCATCAAAACAAAAGCACTGAGCAGCAGTGACAAAATCTTGCTTTGTTTGGGCATCTCCAACATGTTCTATGTATTCCTGATGTTGGTCGGTTTGCTGGACTATTTCTGCAGCCTTGGGATCTTCTCGATGATCCACACCACTTATCTTTATCTCTATCTGTTGCTTTTTACCATGAGTTCATGTGGATGGCTATCAGCCAGTCTGGGCTTCTTCTACTTCATAAAAATTTCCAATtttgagtcaggatttttttcctGGATGAAGAACAATATTTCCTCCGTTTTTCCATGGTTGCTGTTGGGTGATTTATTGGTTTCTCTGTTCAACAGCGCCCTAAGCAGCTTGTTCTTCATTTTCTCTCCGGCACTCTCTCATAATAACACAGGAAGTTTTGTGTCTATTGTCTCTATATTTTCACAATCAAGAACAACATTTATCTACAGTGCAATGGCCAATTCTGTTGGCCCTTTCTTGGTCCTGTTCATCACTACTTTGTACTCGGTTGTGTCCTTGATGAAGCACAGCTATAGGATGAAGAAGGGTGTGCAAACACCCAGCAATGAAAATCTGAGATCCTTTAACAAAGTTGTGTGGCGCATGATGAATTTCTTGCTGTTCTACGGAATCTACTACATTGTGAtggtcattttcttttttaccatCATCACAAAGATGGAGTCTGGATTCTGGTTATCATATCTTCTTATTTCGTTATTCCCCATTGTGCAGGCTGTCCTCCTTGTGCTTGCTAATCCCAGACTGAAGGCCGCCTGGAAGGACATGTTCTCGTGTCTTCACCTTCGAAAAATGTCAACGTGTATGTAA